From the Neobacillus sp. PS3-34 genome, the window TTCAGTTCCTTATATTCATAATGCAACCATTAAAGAAAAACACTCTTGATGTACTTCATTCTTTTTTCTACTTTCTACCCAGTTAGTTTCCAATAAGCTATAAGATATCTGGTGGTTGAGGCTTATGTTTTTTCTTTCAGTAGTTGAAATTTAAAAGCCCCTGCGGGGAAAACGTTGACGGGAGGATTAACCTCTATATTTTGATTTCACTAATGTATGGAAATGAGGTTATAGTATACCTGGTATATCCATTCTATGGAATCCGCCCATACCCATTCCAGGGAAACCACCCATACCCATTCCTGGGAAACCACCCATACCCATTCCTGGGAAACCACCCATACCCATTCCTGAGAAACCACCCATACCCATTCCTGGGAAACCACCCATACCCATTCCTGGGAAACCACCCATACCCATTCCTGGGAAACCACCCATACCCATTCCTGGGAAACCACCCATACCCATTCCTGGGAAACCACCCATACCCATTCCTGGGAAACCACCCATACCCATTCCTGGGAAACCACCCATACCCATTCCTGGGAAACCGCCCATACCCATTCCGCTTCCAATGAATTGTCTTTCCATTTTATATCCCCTCCTCAAATTGTTTCAAAATAGTGTATGTGTCCATATTCAAAGAGGAATAGATATTTGCCTATTTGTAAGTGTGTATTCTTGGCTGTTATGTTATTTTCGATATAGTCATTACTTCTCATTGACTAGTTTTCACAAGACAATTAGCAACACTATACGATTTACTGTCTTCTTGTTAAACTAATCTGCCTTTTTAATTTAAGAACCTTTATACGTTGATATACCTTTGAAAATTAAAAGGATGAAACCACTGTGATTTCATCCTCTAAATAATACTGTTATATCTATGGTTAGAACTTCTTAACAGAACCCGTTAGCTAAAAAGTTCCTCTCGTTTTTTCCCTATCATTATATCCATTCAAGCATTTCGATCCGGTTTCCAAATGGATCGTCAACGTAAAATCTTTTCGCACCTGGTAGTTTATCATCTTCTGTAAACGCAATTCCATTTTGCTTTAAGTGCTCCATTAGTGCTTCGATATTTTCCACTTCAAAGCCTGGGTGCGCTTTTTTTGCCGGGGAAAAGGGCTCTTCAATACCAATATGAATATGTACCTTGCCAGACTGGAACCATACCCCTCCCCTCTTTTTTAACTCCTCCGGCTTTTCTGCTTCATCAAAGCCAAGGATCCTGCCGAAGAATTCTCTTGCTTTTTCCTCACTTCCTGCTGGAGCCGCTAATTGAATATGATCGATCGCTTTGAATACAACTGACATGTAAAAACCTCCCTTATTCTCTATGTCTTTATTGTAAGTTAAAAGGAGAAAAAAGGTAATTTTTAATAATTTATAAATAAGGATAAGTTTTTGTTATATCAAAAAAATAGACATGAATTCTCATGTCTATCCTTCATATTTTTAAAACGTTTTAGCCTGTTCCTTAGCGCGTTCAATTGCTTCCCGCTTGATTTGGTCTGCACGGTCGGGAAATTGATTGTGGCCTTCAACAAATAATCCATTAAAGCTTGGAATTCCAAAAAATTGCATTATGTTGCTTAAGTAGCGATGTCCCATTTCCATTCCGGCAGCGGGACCCTCGGAATAAACACCGCCCCGCGCCTGGATGTGTATCGCTTTTTTATCCGTTAACAAACCGACTGGCCCTGCTCGGTGTATTTAAAAGTTTTACCTGCTGTACAAATAGAATCAATATAAGCCTTCATAACTGGAGGGAATGAAAAATTCCACAATGGTGTAACAAATACATATTTATCTGCTGCAACGAATTGGTCCGTTAATTCACCCAGACGGCTAACCTTGCTTTTTTCCTCATTGGATAAATCATCAAAAGAGGAACCTGAACGAAGTTTCCCCCAGCCGCTGAATACATCTGCATCAATTTGCGGTATGTTTTCACGATAAAGATCAAGCTGAACCACTTCATCCGACGGGTTCGCTTCCCGATAGGCTTCGATAAACGCCTTTCCTACTGCCATGCTGTAGGATTGTGTGTGGTCATGCGGATGTGCAGTGATATAAAGAACGGTTGCCATCAAATTTCCTTCCTTTCTATTTCTGGTCTTTGTCTCACTTCATTAATTTTTTCAAATAACCCTTTTGTTATTCTGCTAATTAGCCATTTTTCACAATGGAGCCGCTTTTATTTACAAAAAAATCCCCCTGCTAGTCCAGCAGGAGGTACGTCCCATTAATATACGTCACGCCTATTAAATACCCAGAATGCGACGAGCAAGGCTGCGGCCACCAGGCAAGCAGTACTGCCAGTGAGAAGGATAACGTCATCCCTTCGATGGGAGGAGCCGTCCCCTTCATATAGTCCGTTAATCTTAAATTAACCATAAATAAAAATTTCGCCGACTTCCAGGATGACACCATATTGCTTAAAATTGCTCCTGAAATCAATGCCGCAAGCATCACACCCATCCCGGCTGCCGTGCTTCGAATCAATACAGAAAGCATAAAAGACAATGTTCCAACAACGATGGAGACAAACCAGACAAGCCCAAAATCCATTAAAAGGAACTGCCACTGATCAAGCAGTTTGACTCCGGCAGTACTAAGCCCTGTTGATGTGACATTAAAGCCTGTAATGACCGGAGCACCCCAACCGCTATATCCAAAAACCATACCAGAAATCAAATACGATATTAAACCAGTTATCGCGATAATCAGCGATATGGCCAAGCAAAGGGTAATATATTTGCTAAGCAGAACCTTCCACCTTCGGACCGGCCGCGTCAAAAGAAGCTTAATCGATCCTAAGCTATGCTCTGATGAAACCATGTCACTAGCAATTACCATCACCATGAGCGGAAGAAATAAGTCAATTGAATTTTCAAGAAACATGCGCATAAACGTTGGCGCACCAGGCTCTGATGGATTGATGTCATGGTCAAGATAGTATTGCTGCTGCTGAAGGCTAATCTGAAGCTGCTTTTTCCATTCATCCGATAGCCTGCTGCTGCTTAGACGGTTCTGCGTATCGATGATCTGCTGCTGCAGAATGGACCTCCAATCAGTCGTTCCAAGCTTGTGGCGCTGATTTTCAACCGTTTTATATTGTGCATATGTAAACAATGCAACCAGGACAGCGATGATTGCCGCTATTACGAGAAGCCTCTTTTTAGCCACTAGTTTCATCATTTCATTTTGGATCAGCTTAATCAATTGTGTCACCCCCGGTTAATTCAAGGAACAAGTCTTCTAATACCGGAAGCTTCCTGTTCATTTCCGACACATTAACGCCGGCTTCAACAAGCTTTCTATTCCACATAGCTGCCTGATCTTCATCGTACTCAGTCCGAAGAAACCCATCGCCGTTGTCCTCGACGTTAGTCAAAGAAGCAAGGATACTTTTTCCCTGGTCATGTGGATCAACACGCCAGATCAGCTGCTCCCTGTTAGCCAGCAGGTGTTCAACCGTATCAACACGTATGACGGAACCTTTTGAAATAATGGCAACTCGGTCGCAAAGCAGCTGGATTTCACTTAGCAAATGGCTTGATACAAGGACACTGAGCCCTTCTTTTTCAGCTAGAAAGCGGATAAACTGCCGCATCTCTCTAATACCTGCTGGATCAAGACCATTTGTCGGCTCGTCCAAAATCAGAACCTTTGGACGGCCCAATAGTGCCTGTGCAATTCCCAGCCTCTGCCTCATTCCAAGGGAATATGTTTTCACTTTGTCATGTATTCTTTCTGTCAGCCCCACCAGCTCTGTTACTTCCTTTATTCTTTCCTCCCCAACACCATCGAGCATGCGGACAAAATGAAGTAAATTATTATAGCCTGATAAATACGGATAAAGCTCCGGATTTTCAACAATACAACCCAGATTGCTCATTGCTTCAAAAAAATGGTCCTGAATATTGAAACCGCAAATAGTAATGGTTCCTGATGTCGGCTTGATCAGCCCGACAAGCATCCGGATCGTTGTCGTCTTTCCAGCTCCATTTGGCCAAGAAATCCAAACACTTCCCCTTCCTTTAATTCAATGCTGATGCCTTTAATAATTTCTTTTTTTCCAATTGTCTTTTTTAAATCCTTAACAGATAAAGTAGTCTTCTCCATTTTCCCTTCTCCTTACCAAGTAAGCAATGAGGCTACCCGCTCTGCAATTAAACGGTAGCCCTTTGTATTGGGGTGGAACTTGTCTGAATACAAATAATCATTCACCTTTAATTCAAATAAATCGAAGGTTGGCACAAAAACGACTTTTGGGAAACCCGCACTGACTTCGGCACTGGCATAATTCCAGCGGCGGATCACCTTCGAGATCGCCTTCCCCTCATTCATATCAATAAATGGATTGTAGAGGCCAACGAAAAAAATCCTGGCATCTTTATCTGGCCTTGCGCACCTGCTGCAATGTCCCAGTCAAATTTTGAAGGTATTTTTTTTCTATGTCATTTAGCTTGTTACTGCGGTAATCTGCCAGGCCCGGCCTCCACGGAACAAATCATTTCCTCCGATGGTCATCAAGACGATATCGGCTTTCTGTATTTGCCTCTGAACCTCAATTTGCCCGACCTGTGCACGCAGCTGATCAGAGCGCTGCCCGTTTATTCCCAAATTCAATAATCTGACAGGCTTCTTCGTTTTCTTCTTGATCTCATCAATTACATCGCCAACGTATCCTTTTCCTGTTTCATCCCCTGTACCCCTTGTCAAGGAATCACCCAGGGCAACGACCGTTAATTCCTTCGCGTTTTTTTCTGCAGTTGAAACAGGCTTAGCTGTTGAAATCTTATCCGGTTTGCCAGCATAATACTCAGCCATGGCCAACCAAGGCCGCTCAGCCATAGCAGCAGGCAAACAACAGATATAAAAGTAATGACACGAAGAACACTTTTATTCAAAGGAATCTTCCTTTCCTGAAGGTTTCTATCTTACATTTAAGCACAACTAGAAAAATATTCAAACTTTCATTTGGTTTTTTAAAAATAACTATATGATTGAGAAGGTAAAGGTTTCTGTTTCAAGGTGATTTTTTCAAATAATAATAACATCCTGTTTGGCCGATTTAACACTGGGGATTATTAAGAACAGTTTGATTGGTCTGCTGAGAGGTTTTGTCCTCAAGAGGGCTTATTGGGGACAGTTTGATTGTTCTTCTGATGAGTTTTGTCTTCAAGAGGGCTTTTGTACATAAGAGATCTTTTATTGGACATTTCTTCTACTCATGCACCAGGTTTTGTCCAATAAGACCCTTCTATTGGACATTTCTTCTACTCATACACCGGGTTTTGTCCAATAAGACCCTTCTATTGGACATTTCTTCTACTCATACACCGGGTTTTGTCCAATAAGACCCTTCTATTGGACATTTCTTCTACTCATACACCGGGTTTTGTCCAATAAGACCCTTCTATTGGACATTTCTTCTACTCATACACCGTGTTTTGTCCAATAAGACCCTTCTATTGGACATTTCTTCTACTCCTACACCGGGTTTTGTCCAATAAGACCCTTCTATTGGACATTTCTTCTACTCATGCACCAGGTTTTGTCCAATAAGACCCTTCTATTGGACATTTCTTCTACTCCTACACCGGCTTTTGTCCAATAAGACCCTTCTATTGGACATTTCTTCTACTCATACACCGGGTTTTGTCCAATAAGACCCTTCTATTGGACATTTCTTCTACTCCTACACCGGCTTTTGTCCAATAAGACCCTTCTATTGGACATTTCTTCTACTCCTACACCGGGTTTTGTCCAATAAGACCCTTCTATTGGACATTTCTTCTACTCCTACGCCGGGTTTTGTCCAATAAGACCTTATTCTCGAGATTCCGCCGCTCAAAGCGAGGTTTTGCCTTTTAAAGATAAATTTCTGTTCAAAAAAAAATGACATATGCGATTCATAGGTCATTTTTAACGGTCATTTAGTTTAAAGATTCAAGTGAATCAAAAATAGAATTCCAAAAACGATGGCTAAAAAGATATGCCTCTTTTTAGTAGACACATTCTTCTTGGTCCTTTTGTTCAGCTGATGATTCCAGCCCAGCAAAGCCAGAATAATCAATGAGATAAAGGTAGCTATTCCGCTATAAACCAGCCAATCATCGTCCTTGCCTGCATATAGGTAGAAATATAACCCATGTGCGAAGGCAGCAATCAGCGTGATCACACCAATAAAGATATGGTGTTTTTTCACCACTAAGTAGAACTGCTGGATCCAATCGCTAAAAGGCAATTTCCTTTTTTTTATTTCAACCCAGACTTTGCGCAACAGCCAGAGAACACCGGCTGTAATCCCCGTTATTTCTGCTATGGTACCAACATTTTTATTGATGCCCTTGAAAAGCTTGGCAGGTCTTTCTCCGCTAAAAAAAAGCTTAAGTGTGTTTCCAAAATCGATTACTCCAATTAATATAGCGATGACCCCGGCTGCCATGATAACTATAGAAAGGAGCTTCATCCATTTTTCGATTACTTTTTTATCCATAAAATCCTTCCCCTACTTATCTAAGTTGGAATCATTTCAATTTATAGGTTTTAACTTTTCGTGTTATTTTCACATATTTTAGAGTAATCCACCTACAGTGCTCCGCCGCTTTTGATGTTTATTGCATCTTCGACTTCTTCTTCACGCCTTCTATCGATGTCAGAACGCGGAACAATTCCAAAAGGAGAATGGAGAAGCCCAGCCATACCACTCCAAAAACATAACCAGCTGCTATTTGGCTTGGAACTTGAGATGCAAAATAGATACGTCCAATACCCAGGAATAGCACAAGAAAAGTCCAGCCAATGATTAAAAAAGTATGCACTTTCAAATTACGGCTATGGCGCAGCAGGATAAAAAAGAAAAAACCATATATGACAAAAGCCATCAGTGATTGCTCACTTGGAAAACTATATGGGAAACGGTCTAAAATGGACGGTTCCCCCGGTGCAAGCCGGTGGAAGGTATTTCTCAACATTTCCTCATACAGTTCCCCGCCGGCAACCGTAATAAACAGGAAATAAATTTCTAAAGGCTTATCCCTGCCCTTCCATATTATCCAGAAGAGGGTCGCAATAATCATAACAATTAGCCACTCATTTTTGCCAAGCCCGATAAAAATGCTCATCAGCAAATCCATTTGCCCTTTAAAAATCACAGCTACAAGAAGGCTTACAACTTTATCAAAATCATTAAATTCATTTCCAACATAATCCTCAATCATGCCAATCATAATAATGGCAAAAAGTAAGGTAACGACAGATACAGTGATCATGAAGAACTTAAATCTTCTTCTCGTACGGAATGTTTCCAATACTTTTTCCATGGCATTGGTACACCCGTGGATGATTTGTTCCTTATATCTTCTGAATAAATAGATAGAAAGAATGATTACTGCGATTAAAATGACCGCAATCAACAAATATTTTAAAATTGCATCGTGGTATTCTGCCCATTTTGGCCAAGCAATTTCCCGAGCAAAATAAACGTCGAAACCCAAATAAAAGAACCGGTAAAGGAATAGACCGCATATGTTCTGAAAGGCATGCGTGTGATACCTGAAAAGTAGCCTGTCATATGGCGGACGCCAGGAATGAAAAAAGCAATAATAAGCAATTTATTGCCGTATTTTTTAAACCAGGAGGATGTTTTTTCAAGCCGGTCCGGACCTAGATGGATGCGCGGCCATATTTTTCAAAGAAAGGCATCCCCAGCTTATATCCAACCCAATATGCTGCAAACATCCCAGCAGCTCCCCCTAGTCCAGCTGAAAGGATGGCTGCCATCCAGTTCATCTGTCCCTGAAAAGCCAGCAGTCCCGCATACCCCATCATCGCCTCAATAGGCAGGGGTACAGCAAGGATTCCTAAAAACAGAGCAAGAAAAAGGACTAAATAACCATATTCGTTCATGAAAGTAATAAAAACATGCAATTTTGAAAGCCCCTTTCTTTCCGTTGTAACGTAATTCTTATGTTTGGGCATTTTATCTATATGATAAAAACATAATTTTTGAACAATAAAAACCCCTACTTACTTACTATAGTATTGGATGGACAGGAACTCAATAAAGATGATTAAATTTTTTGTCGTTTTTTATAAAAAAATATAGATACAAAAACCGGTCTCCTAATGGAAACCGGTTTATTGATTGAAAATTAATCTTCCAAGCTGCCCTTTGCGCCAAAAAATTCAAAATGGATTCGTTCTTCCTCAATGCCCATTTCCTTTAATGAGCGGTTAACGGATTTCATAAAAGGTACTGGACCACAGAAATAGAAGTCAGCGTGTTTTGCATCGACGTTGTTCTCGAGCCAGTCACGAGTAACATAGCCCTCAACATCAAAAAGTCCCTGGCTGCGGTCTTCTTCAGAAGGAGAATCATAAAAAACGTAGGATTTTACATTTTCCTTTTTAAGAGATGCAACCTCGTCCCTTAGAGCATGTACATTTCCATTCGCTGCCGCATGGATAAAAGTCACATCACGCTCAGGCTGAATTTCCGCAATGGTTTTTAACATGCTTACCATCGGTGTAAGCCCCACACCACCGCTTAAAAGGACAACAGGATTATTTTTTTCAGTATCCAATACGAAATCACCAGCAGGAGCACTTAATAAAATGATGTCGCCTTCGTTAACCTTTTCGTGCAGATAGTTTGAAATAAGCCCGTCAGGATTGGCTGTACCAGCTTCTCTTTTTACACTAATACGGTAATAGTCCTTACCAGGAGAGTCAGAAAGGCTATACTGGCGGATGTGAGTGTACTCCTCACCTTCCATCGTAATTTTCACACTAATATATTGTCCTGGCTGAAAAACGGCAATCTTGTTTTGGTCTACAGGTTTAAAGTAAAAGGATGTAATCACATCGCTTTCCTTTA encodes:
- a CDS encoding VOC family protein; translated protein: MSVVFKAIDHIQLAAPAGSEEKAREFFGRILGFDEAEKPEELKKRGGVWFQSGKVHIHIGIEEPFSPAKKAHPGFEVENIEALMEHLKQNGIAFTEDDKLPGAKRFYVDDPFGNRIEMLEWI
- a CDS encoding phosphatase PAP2 family protein: MGFDVYFAREIAWPKWAEYHDAILKYLLIAVILIAVIILSIYLFRRYKEQIIHGCTNAMEKVLETFRTRRRFKFFMITVSVVTLLFAIIMIGMIEDYVGNEFNDFDKVVSLLVAVIFKGQMDLLMSIFIGLGKNEWLIVMIIATLFWIIWKGRDKPLEIYFLFITVAGGELYEEMLRNTFHRLAPGEPSILDRFPYSFPSEQSLMAFVIYGFFFFILLRHSRNLKVHTFLIIGWTFLVLFLGIGRIYFASQVPSQIAAGYVFGVVWLGFSILLLELFRVLTSIEGVKKKSKMQ
- a CDS encoding VTT domain-containing protein, which translates into the protein MLIIAFFIPGVRHMTGYFSGITRMPFRTYAVYSFTGSFIWVSTFILLGKLLGQNGQNTTMQF
- the hmpA gene encoding NO-inducible flavohemoprotein — translated: MLNQKTIDIIKSTVPVLEEHGEKITTTFYQLMFSSHPELLNIFNHANQKQGRQQKALAGTVYAAAKYIDNLGAIIPVVKQIAHKHRSLGIKPEHYPIVGKHLLLAIKEVLGEAATDEIINAWAEAYGVIADAFISIEADMYDEAANQTGGWDGFGRFVVDRKVKESDVITSFYFKPVDQNKIAVFQPGQYISVKITMEGEEYTHIRQYSLSDSPGKDYYRISVKREAGTANPDGLISNYLHEKVNEGDIILLSAPAGDFVLDTEKNNPVVLLSGGVGLTPMVSMLKTIAEIQPERDVTFIHAAANGNVHALRDEVASLKKENVKSYVFYDSPSEEDRSQGLFDVEGYVTRDWLENNVDAKHADFYFCGPVPFMKSVNRSLKEMGIEEERIHFEFFGAKGSLED